A single genomic interval of Nostoc commune NIES-4072 harbors:
- a CDS encoding calcium-binding protein, with protein MTLINGTSGNDNLTGTPETDSIFGDLGDDTLDGLGGDDKFLFNNVIDVLVFGSSNISDLYVYSTDGFDIIKNSSIGSIINIDPDNPNRKHGDNNRKVMTVSPLWETEFIDRITDTDTIQRISADKNIYGLKGNDVLYGNDNLGDNLKNLILTGSNDINSIGNDLDNRIEGNAGHNFLVGGDGNDYLLGYGDYDILVGEAGNDTLEGGAGNDFLNGGSGSDILVGGAGNNILTGNAGADTFVFNFRSEDIDIIKDFSNLESDKIQISTIGFGATSTNEFSYDNNTGALSFQGTQFATLENKPNFIPTFDIELVEKFSSR; from the coding sequence ATGACACTGATTAACGGTACCTCTGGTAACGATAATTTGACTGGAACTCCAGAAACTGATTCCATTTTTGGCGATTTAGGTGATGACACTCTCGATGGTCTTGGTGGTGATGATAAGTTTCTCTTCAATAATGTAATTGATGTCCTCGTTTTTGGTTCTTCTAACATATCCGATTTATACGTCTATAGTACTGATGGTTTTGACATCATTAAAAACTCTTCTATTGGGAGTATTATCAATATTGACCCTGATAATCCCAACCGTAAACATGGAGATAACAACCGTAAAGTAATGACCGTATCTCCTTTATGGGAAACCGAATTCATCGACCGTATCACAGATACTGACACAATCCAAAGGATCTCGGCAGACAAGAATATTTATGGTTTGAAAGGCAACGATGTACTGTATGGCAACGATAACTTGGGTGACAATCTAAAGAACTTGATTCTCACAGGTAGTAACGATATTAATAGCATAGGCAACGACCTGGACAATCGAATTGAGGGGAATGCTGGTCACAACTTTTTGGTTGGCGGTGATGGCAATGACTACTTGCTTGGCTATGGGGACTACGACATTTTGGTTGGTGAGGCTGGTAATGACACGCTCGAAGGCGGTGCTGGTAACGACTTCTTAAATGGGGGTTCTGGTAGCGACATACTCGTTGGCGGTGCTGGTAACAATATACTTACAGGTAATGCTGGTGCTGATACATTTGTCTTCAACTTCAGGTCTGAAGACATTGACATCATCAAGGACTTTAGCAACTTGGAGAGCGACAAAATTCAGATTTCTACAATTGGGTTTGGTGCTACTTCCACTAACGAGTTCAGTTACGACAACAACACTGGTGCTTTGTCTTTCCAGGGAACCCAATTCGCCACTCTTGAGAACAAGCCTAATTTCATACCCACTTTCGACATTGAGCTTGTTGAAAAGTTCTCTTCTCGGTAG
- a CDS encoding HPP family protein: MKIFAIRLKPHATSYLAAKTNSPLLMAPFGATSVLIFGVPDSPLAQPRNVVGGNLLAAIVSLIILHFLGSSPLSMGMAVSSAIGIMQLTGTLHPPSGAVALVVMMTKPDWQFLLTPAFEGSIILVLCAVIFNNLAEERTYPKHWL, encoded by the coding sequence ATGAAAATTTTTGCTATCAGATTAAAACCCCATGCAACGTCTTACCTTGCTGCAAAAACTAATTCTCCTTTGCTGATGGCTCCTTTTGGTGCTACAAGTGTCTTGATCTTTGGTGTCCCTGACAGTCCTTTGGCTCAACCTCGCAATGTCGTTGGGGGTAATCTTTTAGCTGCTATCGTAAGTCTGATAATTCTGCATTTTCTCGGTTCTTCTCCCTTGTCAATGGGAATGGCTGTTTCTAGTGCGATCGGAATCATGCAGCTTACTGGAACTCTACACCCACCTTCGGGTGCTGTTGCATTAGTTGTTATGATGACGAAACCAGATTGGCAATTTCTGCTAACACCTGCTTTTGAGGGATCGATCATTTTAGTGCTATGCGCTGTAATCTTCAATAATTTAGCGGAAGAAAGGACGTATCCGAAACACTGGTTGTAG
- a CDS encoding dynamin-like GTPase family protein, with protein MSDLPLQCKNLKDQVESILQLLQQEPTLRFQDITPIQTSLSKAISPKFEIVFAGAFSAGKSMLINALLERELLYSAEGHATGTECKIEYAEVDKERVVLTFLSEAEIREQAVSLCQQLGFKTVPNINQADVINLLRQGCEAIIQQEGGENKSERAKQAKALILLLEGYIANRDRINTVNNATYSMEQFNFSNLKEAAGYARRGSNSAVLKRIEYYCNHPLLQDGNVIIDTPGIDAPVEKDAQVTYAKIQHPDTSAVVCVLKPASAGEMTKEETELLELMRENGGVRDRVFYIFNRIDETWYNTQLRQRLDDLISGQFHNTSKVYKTSGLLGFYGSQIKQTSQQDRFGLDSVFAESIKGLDGKEETPQFVYAFNNYCVNSGKLSSSKFRVSVNGFETPNQNYVRILGDWGNEIIEQLIKDSGTEEFRTAITRYLTEEKRPQLFKNLADDLEDVCINLKKHYQSVQRNLDSQPQEIEIMKVQELQRLNQQLQQIGKDFNEHITEEVNQIINNSCDAFEADFKQLQSRMIRRLDELLDTFSVASAYQRATISHPRNATAPLIAILVEAFYYLANQLEDILIESSQQVVANYFQRLIEKIRKSEYYRQLYRLLDNDGGIEQEIRMLEKGVAQALFSAASVECDRFVRESPRFYDEGTFSIYQFRQTLSQTSQGYDAESIVEAEPAIRQLLKLDFEPKVSHTIRKSFRQTINQTLKTHLLPMADKQADEILQQYPQARAYLEKTLEQEAEEKIANNRQLLNAVKENIIAYNSAVSNINSCLQSMQLYNNLLPIIGDSFEPISKFANNELLVSDMV; from the coding sequence ATGTCAGATTTACCGCTTCAGTGTAAGAATTTGAAAGACCAGGTTGAGTCTATATTACAACTTTTACAGCAAGAACCAACGCTACGTTTCCAAGATATTACACCTATACAAACTTCTCTAAGTAAAGCGATTTCTCCAAAGTTTGAAATTGTGTTTGCGGGTGCGTTTAGTGCAGGTAAATCAATGCTAATCAATGCACTATTAGAAAGAGAATTACTCTACAGCGCAGAGGGACACGCTACAGGCACAGAATGCAAAATCGAGTATGCAGAAGTAGATAAAGAACGTGTTGTTTTGACTTTTTTAAGTGAAGCAGAGATTCGGGAACAAGCAGTTTCTTTGTGTCAGCAACTAGGATTTAAGACAGTACCTAATATCAACCAAGCTGATGTAATTAACCTGCTACGCCAAGGTTGTGAAGCGATTATTCAGCAGGAGGGTGGTGAGAATAAATCAGAACGTGCAAAACAGGCGAAGGCATTAATATTGTTGCTAGAGGGATATATAGCAAACCGCGATCGCATCAATACGGTTAATAATGCTACATATTCAATGGAACAATTTAACTTTTCTAACCTCAAGGAAGCGGCTGGATATGCCCGTCGTGGTAGTAATAGTGCAGTATTGAAGCGAATAGAATATTACTGTAATCATCCTTTGCTACAAGATGGCAATGTAATTATCGACACACCCGGCATAGATGCACCAGTAGAGAAAGATGCACAAGTAACTTATGCCAAAATTCAACATCCTGATACTTCGGCGGTGGTGTGTGTGCTAAAACCTGCTTCGGCGGGTGAGATGACAAAAGAAGAAACAGAACTTTTGGAATTAATGCGAGAGAATGGGGGAGTGCGCGATCGCGTTTTCTATATCTTCAACCGCATTGATGAAACTTGGTATAATACTCAGCTACGGCAACGATTAGACGATTTAATTAGTGGACAGTTTCACAATACAAGCAAGGTTTATAAAACGAGTGGATTATTAGGATTTTATGGCAGTCAGATTAAACAGACAAGCCAACAAGATAGATTTGGTTTAGATTCTGTTTTCGCAGAAAGTATTAAAGGTTTAGATGGTAAAGAAGAAACACCACAATTTGTCTATGCTTTTAACAACTACTGCGTAAATTCAGGAAAGCTGTCTTCTAGTAAATTCCGTGTTTCTGTTAACGGCTTTGAAACCCCAAATCAAAACTATGTGCGAATTCTAGGAGATTGGGGAAATGAAATTATCGAACAGCTAATTAAAGATAGTGGTACTGAAGAATTTCGCACAGCAATTACTCGTTATCTTACCGAAGAAAAGCGTCCTCAATTATTTAAAAATCTTGCTGATGATTTGGAGGATGTTTGTATTAACCTAAAAAAACATTATCAGAGTGTCCAACGCAATTTAGATAGTCAGCCTCAAGAAATTGAGATAATGAAGGTGCAAGAGTTACAACGCCTAAATCAGCAACTTCAGCAAATTGGTAAAGATTTTAATGAGCATATTACAGAAGAAGTTAACCAAATAATTAATAATTCTTGCGATGCTTTTGAAGCAGATTTTAAGCAGTTGCAATCAAGAATGATTCGCCGTTTAGATGAATTGCTAGATACTTTTTCTGTAGCTTCTGCTTATCAACGTGCAACTATCAGCCATCCTCGTAACGCTACTGCACCTTTAATTGCTATTTTAGTAGAGGCATTTTATTACTTAGCAAATCAATTAGAAGATATTTTGATTGAATCTTCTCAGCAAGTAGTGGCAAATTATTTCCAGAGGTTGATTGAAAAGATTCGCAAGTCAGAATATTATCGCCAGTTGTATCGTTTGTTAGATAATGATGGTGGGATTGAACAAGAGATCAGAATGTTAGAAAAAGGAGTTGCTCAAGCATTATTTAGTGCAGCTAGTGTAGAGTGCGATCGCTTTGTGCGAGAAAGTCCCAGATTTTACGATGAAGGCACTTTTTCTATATATCAATTTCGCCAAACTTTATCACAAACTTCTCAAGGTTACGACGCTGAAAGTATTGTGGAAGCAGAACCAGCAATTAGACAATTATTGAAATTAGATTTTGAGCCAAAAGTGTCCCACACTATTCGTAAATCTTTTCGTCAAACCATTAATCAGACACTCAAAACTCATTTATTACCAATGGCAGATAAGCAAGCAGATGAAATTTTGCAGCAATACCCACAGGCGCGTGCTTATTTAGAGAAAACATTAGAACAAGAAGCTGAAGAAAAAATTGCGAATAATCGCCAGTTATTAAATGCTGTTAAAGAAAATATTATAGCATATAACTCAGCAGTTTCTAATATTAATAGTTGTTTACAGTCAATGCAATTATATAACAATCTTTTGCCTATAATTGGTGATTCGTTTGAGCCTATTAGTAAGTTTGCTAATAATGAGCTTTTAGTTTCAGACATGGTATAA
- the sppA gene encoding signal peptide peptidase SppA: MRNFIKQTFASLVGTLLGLIIFGGLGTTGLFLLILAATSSKDTGPNVKDKSVLVFDLSMKITDSEPSSGELFQNTLSGVDDDRMALRKVVETLEKARRDPRIVGIYLDATSTSQAGNVGYASLKEIRKALEEFRAAGKKIIAYGSDWSEKEYYLSSVADSIVLNPLGMMEINGLSSQPMFLAGALQKYGIGVQVVRVGKFKGAVEPFILKKLSPENREQTQKLLDDVWGEWRTTVGASRKIEPKQLQAIADSQALLEATQAKTSGLIDQVQYRDEVVTDLKKLTDSDKDDKTFRQITLNSYAEVSGKSLGVERSSKNEIAVVYAEGEIVDGKGEDGQVGGDRFAKIFKKLRQDKDVKAVVLRINSPGGSATAAEVMQREVKLTREAKPVVVSMGDVAASGGYWIASDSNRIFAEPNTITGSIGVFGLLFNGAKLASDNGITWDSVKTGTYADSQTVSRPKSPQELAIYQRSVNRIYDMFLNKVSQGRKLPEQKVAEIAQGRVWSGVAAKEIGLVDEIGGLNSAIAYAAKQAKLGEDWEVQEYPRTNSFGERFFGRATEEVRTALGIEGTQLQQSNPLINEFQKLQQEIGILQKMNDPQGVYARLPFNLKID, encoded by the coding sequence ATGCGTAATTTTATCAAACAAACTTTTGCTAGTTTAGTTGGCACTTTACTAGGACTAATTATTTTCGGTGGTCTGGGAACCACTGGATTATTCTTGCTGATATTGGCTGCTACTTCTTCTAAAGATACTGGGCCAAATGTGAAAGATAAGTCAGTGTTGGTTTTTGACTTATCGATGAAAATCACTGATAGCGAACCTAGTTCTGGCGAACTGTTTCAAAACACATTATCAGGTGTAGATGACGATAGGATGGCACTCCGCAAAGTTGTGGAAACTTTGGAAAAGGCGCGGCGCGATCCGCGAATTGTCGGAATCTATTTGGATGCAACAAGCACAAGCCAAGCTGGTAACGTTGGCTATGCCTCTCTGAAAGAAATTCGGAAAGCGCTAGAGGAGTTTCGCGCTGCGGGGAAAAAGATTATCGCTTATGGTAGTGATTGGAGTGAAAAGGAATATTACCTTAGTTCAGTGGCAGATTCCATTGTACTTAATCCTCTAGGAATGATGGAAATCAACGGCTTGAGTTCGCAACCGATGTTTTTAGCAGGTGCATTGCAGAAATATGGCATTGGTGTTCAAGTCGTGCGGGTGGGAAAATTTAAGGGCGCAGTTGAACCGTTTATCCTCAAAAAGTTGAGTCCAGAAAACCGCGAACAAACTCAAAAATTGTTGGATGATGTTTGGGGAGAGTGGCGCACTACTGTAGGCGCAAGTCGGAAAATTGAACCTAAGCAGTTGCAAGCGATCGCAGATAGTCAGGCGCTACTCGAAGCTACACAAGCCAAAACTAGCGGTTTAATTGATCAAGTCCAATACCGTGATGAAGTGGTAACTGACCTGAAAAAATTGACAGATAGCGATAAAGACGACAAAACATTCCGACAAATTACCCTGAATAGTTATGCAGAAGTTTCTGGCAAATCTTTGGGTGTAGAACGTAGTTCAAAAAATGAAATTGCCGTTGTTTATGCTGAAGGTGAGATTGTCGATGGTAAAGGAGAAGATGGGCAAGTAGGAGGCGATCGCTTTGCTAAAATCTTCAAGAAACTCCGACAAGATAAAGATGTAAAAGCTGTTGTATTACGAATTAATAGTCCTGGTGGTAGCGCTACCGCAGCTGAAGTCATGCAACGAGAGGTGAAATTAACTCGTGAAGCGAAACCGGTTGTAGTGTCAATGGGTGATGTAGCCGCCTCTGGTGGTTATTGGATTGCTAGCGACTCTAACCGGATTTTTGCCGAACCAAATACCATTACAGGTTCAATCGGTGTATTTGGGTTGCTGTTCAATGGTGCAAAGCTAGCGAGTGATAACGGCATCACCTGGGACTCGGTGAAAACTGGAACCTATGCTGATAGTCAAACAGTTTCGCGTCCGAAATCGCCTCAAGAGTTGGCAATTTATCAACGTAGTGTGAACCGAATTTATGATATGTTTCTGAATAAAGTTTCTCAAGGTCGGAAACTCCCAGAACAAAAAGTAGCAGAGATTGCCCAAGGACGGGTTTGGTCTGGTGTGGCGGCCAAGGAAATTGGTTTGGTTGATGAAATTGGCGGGTTGAATAGTGCGATCGCTTATGCTGCCAAGCAAGCAAAACTAGGAGAAGATTGGGAAGTGCAAGAATATCCTCGCACTAACAGTTTCGGAGAACGGTTTTTTGGACGTGCAACTGAAGAGGTGCGGACTGCTTTAGGAATTGAGGGGACGCAACTCCAACAATCTAATCCCCTCATCAATGAATTCCAAAAGTTGCAACAAGAAATCGGAATTCTGCAAAAGATGAACGATCCACAAGGGGTTTACGCCCGTTTGCCTTTCAACTTGAAGATTGATTGA